In Eriocheir sinensis breed Jianghai 21 unplaced genomic scaffold, ASM2467909v1 Scaffold285, whole genome shotgun sequence, one DNA window encodes the following:
- the LOC126991453 gene encoding putative nuclease HARBI1, which translates to MPPTNIERRRIARKFLRIQNFPRVIGAIDGTHVAIKAPSVDEALYFNRKRYHSLNIQLVCDADGVILSYCSRFPGSTHDAFVWANSELKQRFQEGEFGDFLLVGDSGYPLEPHLMVPVSNPSTEAENRYNRGHAQTRVIVEQTIGMLKSRFRCLHSSGGTLQYAPIKCAKIANSCMLLHNRCIKRRIPIPSDLPPVDNEEVPQAAVIRAVQRGQRGLQQSCAAGDYTAFYQP; encoded by the exons ATGCCTCCTACAAATATTGAGCGGAGGAGAATTGCTCGGAAGTTTTTAAGGATTCAAAACTTCCCAAGGGTTATTGGAGCCATTGATG GCACCCATGTTGCCATCAAGGCCCCATCTGTAGACGAGGCCCTGTATTTCAACAGGAAAAGGTATCACTCCCTGAACATCCAACTTGTTTGTGATGCTGATGGAGTGATACTCAGTTACTGCTCCAGATTCCCAG GTTCTACACATGACGCCTTCGTGTGGGCCAACTCTGAGCTGAAACAGCGGTTTCAGGAAGGGGAGTTTGGGGACTTCCTGCTTGTTG GTGACAGTGGGTATCCCCTTGAGCCCCATCTCATGGTGCCAGTGAGCAACCCCTCCACTGAAGCGGAGAACCGCTACAACAGGGGGCATGCCCAAACGAGGGTGATTGTTGAGCAGACGATTGGGATGTTGAAGAGTCGCTTTAG GTGTCTGCACTCTTCTGGGGGAACACTGCAATATGCACCCATCAAGTGTGCAAAAATTGCAAATTCATGCATGCTACTGCACAATCGCTGCATCAAGCGTCGTATTCCTATTCCTTCTGAT CTTCCACCAGTAGACAACGAGGAAGTGCCCCAGGCTGCCGTCATCCGTGCTGTGCAGAGAGGGCAGCGAGGACTTCAGCAGAGCTGTGCAGCAGGAGATTATACAGCATTTTACCAGCCATGA
- the LOC126991454 gene encoding t-SNARE domain-containing protein 1-like, with the protein MRALFTYCGATVEFLTMALPYVKHQRRPKFSETEALTLVEEVERRRHIILGRLEGSKVTGEKKQRAWEEVTALVNEVSRVGRTEEECRRKFKDLRSLVKVKAGKEQRHLAGTGGGPSDTTSYTAVEEVVLRMMSPVAVTGLPLPDSQGATMSKGNKDKLQLWSMQHKLIPGLWYLHRWGFPH; encoded by the exons ATGAGGGCATTGTTTACATACTGTGGCGCCACAGTCGAGTTTCTAACCATGGCGCTTCCATACGTAAAACATCAGCGGAGGCCAAAATTCTCTGAAACTGAGGCATTGAccttggtggaggaggtggagcggcGTCGCCACATAATTCTAGGAAGGCTGGAGGGATCAAAAGTGACGGGGGAGAAAAAACAGCGAGCGTGGGAGGAGGTGACAGCTCTCGTCAACGAGGTCAGCCGTGTCGGGAGGACAGAAGAGGAGTGCCGCCGCAAGTTCAAAGACTTACGAAGCCTGGTGAAGGTTAAGGCGGGCAAAGAGCAGAGGCACCTCGCAGGCACCG GTGGGGGACCTTCAGACACCACCAGCTACACAGCTGTAGAGGAGGTGGTGTTAAGGATGATGTCCCCTGTGGCAGTCACAGGACTACCACTCCCCGACAGTCAGGGTGCCACAATGAGTAAGGGAAACAAAGACAAATTACAATTATGGTCCATGCAGCACAAATTGATCCCTGGACTGTGGTATCTCCACAGGTGGGGATTCCCCCACTAG
- the LOC126991451 gene encoding putative nuclease HARBI1, translated as MTEQEFRAIAGFPGVLGSIDGTHIKICPPANRHNEYLDRTMQHTVTLLAVCDARKKFTWIATGFAGSIHDQRCLSLSSMADKVASLPNQYFPQNSLHIVGDSAFTLQAGLMVPYKDHGNLTQAQVIYNHKHSKTRCVIENTFGFLKNRFRCLAKLEVNLEKAAPIIAACCILHNVALKFPDYLQEASTMDSPNASPSDSVQVDSNVNPNAAAKQRALCSMLS; from the coding sequence ATGACAGAGCAAGAATTTAGGGCTATAGCTGGATTTCCTGGGGTTTTGGGAAGTATTGATGGCACACACATTAAAATATGTCCTCCGGCCAACAGACATAATGAGTATCTTGACAGGACAATGCAACATACAGTCACGTTACTAGCTGTTTGTGATGCTAGGAAGAAGTTCACTTGGATTGCAACAGGTTTTGCTGGTAGCATTCATGACCAAAGGTGTTTATCTTTAAGCTCAATGGCAGACAAAGTGGCATCCTTACCAAATCAGTATTTCCCCCAAAATAGTTTGCACATAGTTGGTGATTCAGCTTTCACTTTGCAGGCTGGATTGATGGTACCATATAAGGACCATGGAAATTTAACCCAGGCACAAGTAATTTATAACCATAAACATTCAAAGACAAGATGTGTTATTGAAAACACATTTGGGTTCTTGAAAAACAGATTCAGGTGTCTTGCAAAATTAGAGGTCAACCTTGAGAAAGCTGCACCTATCATTGCTGCGTGCTGCATCTTACACAATGTAGCATTAAAATTTCCTGATTACCTTCAAGAAGCAAGCACCATGGACTCACCTAATGCATCTCCATCAGACTCTGTACAAGTTGACTCCAATGTCAATCCAAATGCTGCTGCAAAACAAAGAGCTTTATGCTCCATGCTCTCATAA